The proteins below come from a single Alkalispirillum mobile genomic window:
- a CDS encoding DUF3096 domain-containing protein yields the protein MTIHISSSTLPAVLAIIAGIGVLVAPSQQRYILGAFLIAFGVLELFF from the coding sequence ATGACTATTCACATCTCCTCTTCCACCCTGCCGGCCGTCCTGGCCATCATCGCCGGGATCGGCGTGCTCGTGGCGCCCAGCCAGCAGCGCTACATCTTAGGCGCCTTCCTGATCGCCTTTGGCGTACTGGAGCTGTTCTTCTGA
- the gpmA gene encoding 2,3-diphosphoglycerate-dependent phosphoglycerate mutase has protein sequence MVLLRHGQSIWNQENRFTGWHDVDLTDKGREEARAAGQLMLRHGLRFDHAYTSVLKRAIRTLWIGLDELDQMWLPVTKAWQLNERHYGALTGLNKAETAEEYGAEQVHIWRRSYDTPPPALEEDSPYHPKHDPRYAGLQPEQLPATESLALTLERVLPYWNEAIVPTLSGCDNLLIAAHGNSIRALIKHLDQLDNESIMKVEIATGDPLVYELDDALNVLDKYYLRERD, from the coding sequence CTGGTCTTACTTCGCCACGGCCAAAGCATCTGGAATCAGGAGAACCGCTTTACCGGTTGGCACGACGTGGATCTCACCGACAAGGGCCGCGAAGAGGCCCGGGCGGCCGGTCAGTTGATGCTCCGACACGGCCTGCGGTTTGACCACGCCTACACCTCTGTGCTCAAGCGCGCCATCCGCACCCTCTGGATCGGCCTCGATGAACTGGACCAAATGTGGCTGCCGGTCACCAAGGCGTGGCAGCTGAACGAACGCCATTACGGCGCCCTCACCGGCCTCAACAAGGCGGAAACCGCCGAGGAGTACGGGGCTGAACAGGTCCATATCTGGCGGCGCAGCTACGACACCCCCCCGCCGGCGCTGGAAGAGGACAGCCCGTACCACCCCAAGCATGACCCGCGCTACGCCGGCCTCCAACCGGAGCAACTGCCGGCCACCGAGTCGCTGGCCCTCACCCTGGAGCGCGTTCTGCCCTACTGGAACGAGGCCATCGTCCCCACCCTCAGCGGCTGCGACAACCTGCTGATCGCCGCGCACGGCAACAGCATCCGGGCCCTGATCAAGCACCTGGACCAGCTGGACAACGAGTCCATCATGAAAGTGGAGATCGCCACCGGGGACCCGCTGGTCTACGAGCTGGATGACGCGCTGAACGTCCTGGACAAGTACTACCTTCGGGAGCGCGACTGA
- a CDS encoding YiiD C-terminal domain-containing protein, translating into MSDQENARQALQSDLHTLIPLSGYMEIRISALGPAHIELEAPLGPNHNHAGTGFAGAIYSVAVLAGWALLRHATRQAGVDAELVIADAQMHYQRPVTGDIVAHTAITPEQLAELTHRLGSGRRVRLPLVIQVGDPEDPDATLQGRYFARP; encoded by the coding sequence GTGAGCGACCAGGAAAACGCCAGGCAGGCGCTGCAGTCCGATCTCCACACCCTGATTCCGCTGTCCGGGTACATGGAGATCCGCATCAGCGCATTGGGGCCAGCGCACATCGAGCTGGAGGCGCCGCTGGGCCCGAACCACAATCACGCCGGGACTGGCTTCGCCGGGGCCATTTACTCGGTGGCCGTGCTGGCCGGCTGGGCGCTGCTCCGACACGCCACCCGACAGGCAGGTGTCGACGCCGAACTGGTGATCGCGGACGCGCAGATGCACTACCAGCGCCCTGTCACCGGCGACATCGTGGCACACACGGCCATCACCCCGGAACAGCTCGCCGAACTCACCCATCGGCTGGGTAGCGGGCGCCGGGTGCGGCTGCCCCTGGTCATCCAGGTCGGCGACCCGGAGGACCCGGATGCCACCCTCCAGGGGCGCTATTTCGCCCGCCCGTGA
- the moaC gene encoding cyclic pyranopterin monophosphate synthase MoaC produces the protein MAGKSDDLTHLNPEGEVHIVNVGEKEDSRRVAIAEGWIEMAPETLERLIAGDLKKGDALSAARIAGLMACKRTWELVPLCHPIALTHASLELTPDRARNAVHCRARTETVERTGVEMEALTAVQVALLTVYDMCKAMDRGMRIDGVQLVHKSGGRSGTWDRDCQPG, from the coding sequence ATGGCCGGAAAGAGCGACGACCTAACCCACCTGAACCCCGAGGGTGAGGTCCACATCGTCAACGTGGGCGAAAAAGAAGACTCCCGGCGGGTGGCCATCGCCGAGGGCTGGATCGAGATGGCCCCGGAGACGCTGGAACGGCTCATCGCGGGGGATCTCAAGAAGGGTGATGCCCTGAGCGCAGCGCGGATCGCGGGGCTGATGGCCTGCAAACGCACCTGGGAGCTGGTGCCGCTCTGCCACCCGATCGCCCTGACCCATGCATCGCTGGAATTGACGCCGGACCGGGCGAGGAACGCCGTGCACTGCCGCGCCCGCACCGAAACCGTGGAACGCACCGGGGTTGAGATGGAAGCGCTCACCGCGGTGCAGGTGGCCCTGCTGACCGTCTACGACATGTGTAAGGCGATGGACCGGGGCATGCGCATCGATGGTGTGCAGCTGGTCCATAAAAGCGGCGGCCGATCAGGTACCTGGGACCGGGACTGCCAGCCGGGCTGA
- a CDS encoding SDR family NAD(P)-dependent oxidoreductase, translating into MTAERTALVTGGCRGIGVEVARQLARKDYRVVITSRDGLAGKAAADKLRSEGLAVSHQPLELTRQESVRRLAAYLAEHFGRLDVLVNNAGDFVDPDLDDPRQANVLQAPLSHLQDSFDTNVLGTVRICQAVVPMMRPHGGCIVNVSSGYGQLTGMRAGFPGYRISKTALNALTRVLAAELEADEIRVNSVDPGWTRTRMGGQNAPRSAAEAAAGIVWAATLPTDGPTGGFFRDGTAIPW; encoded by the coding sequence ATGACCGCGGAACGAACCGCCCTGGTCACCGGTGGCTGCCGGGGCATCGGTGTCGAGGTGGCGCGCCAGCTGGCCCGCAAGGACTACCGCGTGGTCATCACCAGCCGCGACGGACTGGCCGGCAAGGCGGCGGCCGACAAGCTGCGCAGCGAGGGGTTGGCGGTCTCCCATCAGCCGCTGGAACTCACGCGCCAGGAGAGCGTCCGCCGGTTGGCCGCCTACCTGGCCGAGCACTTTGGCCGACTGGATGTGCTGGTCAACAACGCCGGAGATTTCGTCGACCCGGACCTGGACGACCCGCGCCAGGCCAACGTGCTTCAGGCCCCGCTGAGCCACCTGCAGGACAGCTTCGACACCAACGTGCTCGGTACGGTCCGGATCTGTCAGGCGGTGGTGCCCATGATGCGTCCCCACGGCGGCTGTATTGTCAACGTGAGCTCCGGCTACGGTCAGCTGACCGGCATGCGGGCCGGGTTTCCGGGCTACCGGATCTCCAAGACCGCGCTCAATGCCCTGACCCGGGTTCTGGCCGCCGAGCTGGAGGCGGACGAGATCCGGGTCAACAGCGTGGACCCGGGCTGGACGCGTACCCGGATGGGGGGGCAGAACGCACCGCGCAGCGCGGCGGAGGCGGCGGCGGGTATCGTCTGGGCAGCGACGCTACCCACGGATGGCCCCACCGGCGGGTTCTTCCGCGACGGCACCGCCATACCCTGGTAA
- a CDS encoding 4a-hydroxytetrahydrobiopterin dehydratase codes for MDSNEARQYLAEVPGWTLTHDDTRIARRFKTQDFASALAFTQTIGALAEEEDHHPQITLGWGFVEVELYTHKIGGLHQNDFILAAKINQAWNAAGG; via the coding sequence ATGGACTCGAATGAGGCGCGGCAGTACCTGGCCGAGGTGCCAGGCTGGACGCTCACCCACGATGACACCCGCATCGCGCGCCGCTTCAAGACCCAGGATTTCGCTTCTGCCCTGGCCTTCACCCAGACTATTGGGGCGTTGGCGGAGGAAGAGGACCACCACCCGCAGATCACCCTGGGTTGGGGGTTTGTCGAGGTGGAGTTGTACACCCACAAGATCGGCGGGCTCCACCAGAACGATTTCATTCTGGCGGCAAAGATCAACCAGGCCTGGAACGCGGCGGGGGGCTGA